The Thermococcus henrietii genome segment GGGCCTTATCCGTGTCCGGGCCGAATATCGAACGCACTATGCCCTTATCCTTCCCCGCCTTTTCAAACGCATGCCTCAGGACTCCTTTGAGGCTCTGGCCCCATACAACCGGAAAGCCCGTGTGGCGCTCCCTCTGAATGGGGAGGTCTATTACGCTAACCTCAGAGCCGCTACCCGCGTGGACGGGCGAAACCGCGTATATTCCCAAAACGAGTTTTTCCGCATACATCAACAAGTCACCTCCTCGTCCCTGTAACTCAGCGCTTCTATTGAGAGCCGCATAACAGCTTCAGGGTCCGAGTAAGAGAAAACGAAAACCTTCTCCACATTACTTCCCCTTATAACGTCCTCGACCTTAACCCGGGTCAGGTTGAACTCGAAGCCCGAGTGGGCTATGAAATTCCTGACCTTTAGCTTGGGGTTGTGGCTCCTGCCCCCAGAGCTATAACGGAACTTTACCCCGTCGTAGAGCTCCGCTAGGGAAATTCCACCATTCTCAAGCTTTCTCCTGACCTCTTTTCTAATCATGCTCCTACCCCTTTTCTTAAGCTCAAAGTTCACCTTTTCCTGTAGCCTTTTCAAGTTACACAGCTGGTCCTCGACAACTATGCCAATCCTGGGCATGTTCACGAAGAGCGTTCTCGTTATCCGGAACAGGTCGTCGAGGGTAACGCTTTTCTTCGGATACTCGCCATCTAGCACTCCCTTGAAGACCCTGAGCATGTAGTAGAGCTTTACCGCCGTCCTGAAGTCCTCGCTTAAGGCCGTTTTTCTTTTTATATGTGCCTTTTTCACCTTAGCCTTATCGTTTTTTACCTCAATGTCAATTTCCTCCAGAAACTTCGAAAACGCATTGTCAACGTACTTCTTTACCTTGTTCACATCGGGGTAGAACGTCGCAAACGCCAGAGGAAAGCCGTTCGTCACGGAGCTTATGAAGGCGCTCCATTCGGGCTTATCCGACACGGTGGAATAAAGGGGCTTTGGCATTATC includes the following:
- the csx1 gene encoding CRISPR-associated CARF protein Csx1, producing the protein MERVLVATWGNPFQWEEVRYSVDCSQLGAKDCENVDGERGNVSTLPVLLKALKPRKTIILVLDTLVNLTLKNDVKPNELNSYEDVVGDIEERVRWFIENRVKPLMEEKDRGLLDSVKIVVLPGVGEFNNVSVEGDVLDFYSSVLRVLAEELPTGDTEVFLDLTHGINFMPVLTYRALKNLLGLLAYVRKTKLYVVNSEPFPQGDREWKEKILKNLVLHIRPVETVEIMPKPLYSTVSDKPEWSAFISSVTNGFPLAFATFYPDVNKVKKYVDNAFSKFLEEIDIEVKNDKAKVKKAHIKRKTALSEDFRTAVKLYYMLRVFKGVLDGEYPKKSVTLDDLFRITRTLFVNMPRIGIVVEDQLCNLKRLQEKVNFELKKRGRSMIRKEVRRKLENGGISLAELYDGVKFRYSSGGRSHNPKLKVRNFIAHSGFEFNLTRVKVEDVIRGSNVEKVFVFSYSDPEAVMRLSIEALSYRDEEVTC